From a single Negativicutes bacterium genomic region:
- a CDS encoding ribose-phosphate pyrophosphokinase: MTLANSDRIRIFTGNANPQLAKNIAKCLNIPLGNAYVGHFNNGETQVMIDESVRGKEVFIVQPTCQPVNDSLMELLIMIDACKRASAKNIAVVIPYYAYARQDRKTRGREPISAKLVADLLTRAGASRVITMDLHAGQIQGFFDIPLDNLLGVPILSDYIETKGLKDIVVVSPDLGGVTRARQLADRLEAPIAIIEKRRPMPGVAEVMNLIGSIEGKTAVIVDDIVDTAGSLVEGAKALGKFGAKEVYACCTHAILSDPAIARVEASNIKELIITDTIPLAEEKKSSKIKILSVAPVFAEAIELIYGQKSVSKLFR, encoded by the coding sequence ATGACATTAGCTAACAGTGACAGAATCCGTATATTTACAGGTAATGCCAATCCGCAATTGGCGAAGAATATTGCGAAATGCTTAAATATTCCTTTGGGTAATGCCTATGTTGGACATTTCAACAATGGTGAAACTCAAGTTATGATTGATGAGAGTGTTCGTGGCAAAGAAGTTTTTATTGTTCAACCAACTTGTCAGCCTGTAAATGATAGCTTAATGGAATTGTTAATAATGATTGATGCTTGTAAAAGAGCTTCAGCTAAAAATATTGCGGTCGTTATTCCTTACTATGCTTATGCTCGTCAAGATCGCAAGACCCGTGGTCGTGAACCTATTTCAGCTAAGTTAGTGGCGGATTTGCTAACGAGAGCCGGAGCTAGTCGTGTTATTACAATGGACTTACATGCTGGACAAATTCAAGGCTTTTTTGATATTCCGTTAGATAATTTATTAGGTGTGCCGATTTTATCGGATTATATTGAAACTAAAGGCTTGAAAGATATTGTAGTAGTATCGCCGGATTTAGGCGGTGTAACAAGAGCTAGACAATTAGCAGATCGCTTAGAAGCACCGATTGCAATTATTGAAAAGCGTCGTCCAATGCCGGGTGTAGCAGAGGTTATGAATTTAATTGGTAGCATTGAAGGTAAAACTGCGGTGATTGTGGATGATATTGTAGATACTGCGGGATCATTAGTTGAAGGTGCAAAAGCTTTAGGTAAGTTTGGGGCAAAAGAAGTTTATGCTTGTTGTACGCATGCGATTTTAAGTGACCCGGCGATTGCCAGAGTGGAAGCATCTAATATTAAGGAATTAATTATTACGGATACGATTCCGTTAGCTGAAGAAAAAAAATCCTCCAAAATTAAAATTTTATCAGTGGCACCAGTCTTTGCGGAAGCGATTGAATTAATCTACGGTCAAAAATCTGTTAGTAAATTATTTAGATAA
- the prfA gene encoding peptide chain release factor 1 produces MLDKLQAIEDKYLQLESMISDPDIIADMNKWQKYTREHSKLGEIVVKFREYKEVLQGLDDAKEMQKEETDDEFKKMIDLEVAELKTKLSVLETELPILLLPKDPNDDKSVIVEIRGGAGGDEAALFAGNLFRMYTRYAEVQGWKTEILDSNPTELGGFKEVVFEIDGYGAYSKLKYESGVHRVQRVPTTESSGRIHTSTVTVAVLPEVEEVDVVINQNDLRIDTYCASGAGGQHVNRTESAVRITHLPTGIVVQCQDEKSQLKNKDKAMKVLRAKIQDLAEETQRSEIAENRKSQVGTGDRSERIRTYNFPQGRVTDHRVGLTLHKLDYVLNGELDELITALVTADQSEKLKQVT; encoded by the coding sequence GTGCTTGATAAATTACAAGCCATTGAAGATAAATACTTACAACTGGAGTCGATGATTAGTGATCCTGATATTATTGCTGATATGAATAAATGGCAAAAATATACTAGGGAACACTCTAAATTGGGCGAAATTGTAGTAAAGTTTAGAGAGTATAAAGAGGTTTTACAAGGCCTCGATGATGCTAAAGAAATGCAAAAAGAAGAGACTGACGACGAATTTAAAAAGATGATTGATTTGGAAGTAGCAGAGCTGAAAACCAAGCTGTCGGTCTTGGAAACAGAATTACCAATTTTGTTGTTACCAAAAGACCCCAATGATGATAAAAGCGTTATCGTTGAAATTCGTGGTGGTGCTGGTGGCGATGAAGCAGCGTTGTTTGCGGGCAATTTGTTTAGAATGTATACGCGCTATGCTGAAGTTCAAGGCTGGAAAACAGAAATTTTAGATTCTAATCCGACGGAATTAGGTGGCTTTAAAGAAGTTGTTTTTGAAATTGATGGTTATGGTGCTTATAGTAAGTTGAAATATGAAAGTGGCGTTCATCGGGTACAACGTGTACCAACCACTGAATCCAGTGGTCGTATTCATACATCGACGGTAACTGTGGCTGTTTTACCAGAAGTAGAAGAAGTTGATGTTGTGATAAATCAAAATGATTTGCGAATTGATACATATTGTGCCAGTGGCGCGGGTGGACAGCACGTTAATAGAACGGAATCAGCAGTTCGAATAACGCATTTGCCAACCGGAATTGTAGTACAATGCCAAGATGAAAAATCACAGTTAAAGAATAAAGATAAAGCGATGAAAGTTTTGAGAGCGAAAATTCAGGATTTAGCTGAAGAAACTCAGCGCTCAGAAATTGCGGAAAATCGGAAAAGTCAAGTCGGAACAGGTGATCGTAGTGAACGAATCAGAACTTATAATTTCCCGCAAGGACGAGTGACTGATCACAGAGTAGGATTAACTTTGCATAAGCTTGACTATGTTTTAAATGGTGAGCTGGACGAGCTGATAACAGCTTTAGTTACTGCCGATCAAAGTGAAAAATTAAAGCAGGTTACTTAA
- a CDS encoding DUF1385 domain-containing protein, producing MDKKPNIGGQAVIEGVMMRNANAVATAVREPSGTITVKNEKIISIAERFPILKKPMLRGVVALGESLVVGLKALSYSAQMAGDEGETLSDKEIVLTMIFSLCLTIVLFVIIPTAAAKYVHSAIKDPMLLNLAEGGLRMLIFFLYIYGISRMKDIKRVFQYHGAEHKTIHAYEAGVPLTVENVQKFSTLHPRCGTSFLLIVMIVSILMFAFLGWPDLWMRILSRIILLPVVAGISYEIIRYAGRSENKFVKFATLPGLWLQNLTTNEPDDEQVEVAIRALEEVSVVD from the coding sequence GTGGATAAAAAGCCGAATATTGGTGGGCAAGCTGTAATTGAAGGAGTAATGATGCGCAATGCTAATGCGGTGGCGACGGCAGTGCGAGAGCCATCAGGGACAATTACGGTAAAAAACGAAAAAATTATTTCGATTGCGGAAAGATTCCCAATATTAAAAAAGCCGATGCTTCGCGGAGTAGTGGCATTGGGTGAATCTTTAGTGGTGGGGCTAAAGGCACTTTCGTATTCGGCACAAATGGCCGGTGATGAAGGTGAAACTTTGAGTGACAAAGAGATTGTGTTGACAATGATTTTTTCATTGTGCTTAACAATAGTGTTATTTGTAATTATTCCAACCGCTGCTGCAAAATATGTTCATAGTGCGATAAAAGATCCAATGCTCTTAAATTTAGCCGAAGGCGGTTTAAGGATGTTGATTTTTTTCCTTTATATATATGGAATATCCCGCATGAAGGATATTAAGAGAGTATTTCAATATCATGGTGCAGAACATAAAACCATTCATGCTTATGAAGCTGGTGTGCCTTTGACAGTGGAGAATGTGCAGAAATTCAGCACCCTTCATCCGCGGTGTGGAACATCATTTTTATTGATTGTGATGATTGTTAGTATTTTAATGTTTGCTTTTTTAGGCTGGCCTGATTTGTGGATGAGAATATTATCAAGGATTATTTTGTTGCCGGTAGTCGCCGGAATATCATATGAAATAATTCGTTATGCTGGACGCAGTGAAAACAAATTTGTAAAATTTGCAACATTACCGGGATTGTGGTTGCAAAATTTAACCACTAATGAGCCGGATGATGAGCAGGTTGAAGTGGCAATCAGAGCACTGGAAGAAGTTAGTGTAGTTGATTAA
- a CDS encoding GntR family transcriptional regulator, which translates to MKRRLAPIRLDSYQPLREVVCETLREAIRSGVLKPGERLMEIQLADELGVSRTPVREAMRKLELEGYVIMLPRRGTYVANISIRDINEVFEIRTTLDALASGLAAERITEEELEQLERLLVSIGENIETRNMKKVVEDDMEFHDILYKASRNQRLVGIISNLREQMTRFRSMSMSYPGRLKKTLEEHSRLVEAIAQRDVELAQKLAVEHMENSEQTLLIDMEAIHQARKE; encoded by the coding sequence ATGAAACGACGATTAGCACCGATAAGATTGGATAGTTATCAACCTTTACGCGAAGTTGTCTGTGAAACTTTACGCGAAGCAATTAGAAGTGGTGTTTTAAAGCCGGGTGAGCGACTAATGGAGATTCAATTAGCGGATGAACTTGGTGTTAGCAGAACTCCGGTGCGCGAGGCGATGCGTAAGCTGGAACTGGAAGGCTATGTTATTATGTTGCCACGACGCGGTACTTATGTAGCTAACATTTCTATTCGTGATATCAATGAAGTTTTTGAAATCAGAACAACTCTAGATGCTTTGGCCAGTGGATTGGCCGCTGAACGTATCACTGAAGAAGAATTAGAACAACTGGAACGATTGCTTGTTTCGATTGGTGAAAATATTGAGACGAGAAATATGAAAAAAGTTGTTGAAGATGATATGGAGTTTCATGATATTCTTTATAAAGCAAGTCGTAACCAAAGATTGGTCGGGATTATTTCTAATTTAAGAGAGCAAATGACAAGATTTCGGTCGATGTCAATGTCATATCCCGGAAGATTGAAAAAAACACTGGAAGAACACAGTAGGTTGGTGGAAGCGATTGCGCAACGCGATGTAGAATTAGCGCAGAAATTAGCGGTTGAGCATATGGAAAACTCGGAGCAAACCTTGTTAATTGATATGGAGGCCATTCACCAAGCCCGAAAAGAATAA
- the prmC gene encoding peptide chain release factor N(5)-glutamine methyltransferase, translated as MTKAKEVWTIGAILKWTGQYFAEKGVENPRLDAEVLLSNILKKERIYLYVEFDKPLLPQELTSFREAIKKRVAKQPVAYILGYKEFMGLEFKVTPAVLIPRPDTEILVEQALKLLSNYENPRFVDIGTGSGAIAVSIAKLSPTAVTGVAVDISPEALAVAKENAEKLAVSEKLEFVLGNLCEPLKGAKFTALLSNPPYIPNADIASLAPEVKNEPYLALAGGAEGLDCYIELIQQGRHLLIDGGFMMFEVGINQAQSVAEIARQYDDLEIWEIIKDYGGIDRVVVIGKRES; from the coding sequence ATGACAAAAGCTAAAGAAGTTTGGACAATCGGAGCCATTTTAAAATGGACAGGGCAGTATTTCGCAGAAAAAGGCGTGGAAAATCCACGCCTTGATGCTGAAGTACTGCTTTCTAATATCTTGAAAAAAGAACGAATTTATTTGTATGTAGAATTTGATAAACCGTTATTACCGCAGGAACTAACAAGTTTTCGCGAAGCAATCAAAAAACGTGTAGCGAAGCAGCCGGTAGCTTACATCTTGGGTTATAAAGAATTTATGGGTTTAGAATTCAAAGTTACTCCGGCGGTCTTGATTCCGCGTCCCGATACTGAAATTTTAGTAGAACAGGCCTTAAAATTGTTAAGTAACTATGAAAATCCACGCTTTGTCGATATTGGAACCGGTAGTGGCGCAATTGCTGTGTCCATCGCGAAACTTTCACCTACAGCGGTTACCGGAGTAGCGGTAGATATATCACCGGAAGCCTTAGCGGTTGCGAAAGAAAATGCTGAAAAGTTAGCTGTAAGTGAAAAACTAGAGTTTGTTTTAGGCAATCTTTGTGAACCGCTTAAGGGAGCTAAATTTACAGCGTTATTGTCAAATCCGCCGTATATTCCTAATGCTGATATAGCATCATTGGCACCGGAAGTGAAAAATGAACCCTATTTAGCCTTGGCCGGAGGTGCTGAAGGGTTAGATTGTTATATTGAATTGATTCAGCAAGGGCGACATTTATTGATTGATGGTGGCTTCATGATGTTTGAAGTTGGAATAAATCAGGCACAAAGTGTAGCTGAAATCGCTAGACAATATGATGATCTAGAAATTTGGGAGATTATTAAAGATTATGGCGGAATTGACCGTGTGGTGGTAATAGGAAAAAGGGAGAGTTAA
- the glmU gene encoding bifunctional UDP-N-acetylglucosamine diphosphorylase/glucosamine-1-phosphate N-acetyltransferase GlmU produces MSNLQTVILAAGKGTRMKSTLPKVLHCVGGKPMVQQVLDAANGAGAQRNIVVIGFGAEVVAEQLQQQADFVMQTEQLGTGHAVLQAQKQLETFDGTVMVLCGDTPLLTSKLLKELYDEHIASKAKATVLTAKMPDPTGYGRVIRSATGEVVKIVEQKDATPEELLVAEVNSGIYCFDNKALFSALSVLNCDNAQGEYYLTDVFGIMNSRKEKVWAVATSDYEQTLGINSRVQLAQAEQIIRRRKNIELMNNGVTIMDPNTTYIDEQVIVAKDTIIYPFTWLEGDTVIGSNCEIGPNTRIQNTVIAESVKISFSYAHDCEIANNVTVGPYVHLRPDTKLCDNAKVGNFVEVKNSVVGVGSKIPHLSYIGDTDMGSAVNIGSGTITVNYDGKHKHRTTIEDEAFVGCNSNLVAPVVIGKSAYVAAGSTITKNVPGSALGVARARQTNIEEWQKRK; encoded by the coding sequence GTGTCTAATTTACAAACGGTGATATTAGCTGCCGGTAAAGGAACTAGAATGAAATCAACTTTACCGAAAGTATTACATTGTGTTGGCGGTAAGCCGATGGTTCAGCAAGTGCTGGATGCAGCTAATGGCGCAGGAGCCCAACGTAATATTGTAGTAATTGGCTTTGGAGCGGAAGTTGTGGCCGAACAATTACAACAGCAAGCTGATTTTGTTATGCAAACTGAACAGTTAGGAACGGGTCATGCTGTGTTACAGGCTCAAAAGCAGTTGGAAACTTTTGACGGTACGGTTATGGTTTTATGTGGTGATACACCACTCTTGACCAGTAAGTTGCTAAAAGAATTATATGATGAACATATTGCTTCAAAAGCTAAGGCTACTGTTTTAACAGCTAAAATGCCGGATCCTACCGGTTATGGTCGCGTTATTCGTAGCGCTACCGGCGAGGTTGTAAAAATTGTAGAACAAAAAGATGCGACGCCGGAAGAGTTACTTGTCGCTGAAGTTAATTCTGGTATTTATTGTTTTGACAACAAGGCGTTGTTTAGTGCATTATCAGTATTGAATTGTGACAATGCACAAGGTGAATATTATTTAACTGATGTATTTGGAATTATGAATAGTCGTAAGGAAAAGGTTTGGGCAGTTGCGACCTCTGATTATGAACAAACTTTAGGGATTAATTCTCGAGTGCAACTTGCGCAAGCGGAGCAAATTATTCGTCGCCGTAAAAATATTGAGTTGATGAATAATGGTGTTACGATTATGGATCCTAATACTACTTATATTGATGAACAAGTTATTGTAGCAAAAGATACTATTATTTATCCGTTCACTTGGTTGGAAGGCGATACGGTTATCGGTTCTAATTGTGAAATTGGACCTAATACTAGAATTCAAAATACGGTTATAGCAGAGAGTGTGAAAATAAGTTTCAGTTATGCTCATGACTGTGAAATAGCCAATAATGTAACAGTAGGGCCGTATGTACATTTAAGACCTGATACAAAGTTATGTGATAATGCTAAAGTTGGCAATTTTGTTGAAGTTAAAAATTCCGTAGTTGGTGTTGGTAGTAAAATTCCGCATTTGAGTTATATTGGTGACACTGATATGGGTAGTGCGGTTAATATTGGGTCAGGGACGATTACTGTTAATTATGATGGTAAGCATAAACATCGTACGACCATTGAAGATGAAGCTTTTGTAGGTTGTAATTCAAATCTAGTTGCCCCGGTGGTGATTGGTAAAAGTGCGTATGTAGCAGCTGGCTCTACTATTACTAAAAATGTTCCGGGATCAGCCTTAGGTGTGGCTAGAGCACGCCAAACTAATATAGAAGAATGGCAAAAAAGAAAATAA
- a CDS encoding radical SAM protein, translating to MITALFADENGEIFDDPEFLGLGRIGAETILLKPQDLIPLPEGADLMLLPQRQALGFKNNKIVTLSGQAVAAILPAGYTRTYLPAYQEDANTKALPLYGYTAVVLYKDELHVAALKTDDATKWNPLGFNTNQLKKLVNKTKKELADNRIVEQLAKCSLQWHCCTAQNLFYRRWEAGVPVSPVCNANCYGCISLQPAECCPSPQSRIDFKPTPQEIAEVGTYHLEYAPEGIISFGQGCEGEPSLAADNIAAGIKIIRTKTSAGQININTNAGYTEGIKKIVDAGLDTMRVSIISAINETYDAYYKANYSLDNVKESINYAKSNGVFVSLNMLYFPGLNDRLSEFEAWESFLAETKVDMIQLRNLNVDPNAFLKIMPQCDSKMLGTLLFIEKIKQKFPQLVLGSFSHYLKK from the coding sequence ATGATAACAGCGTTATTTGCTGATGAAAATGGTGAAATTTTTGATGATCCTGAATTTTTGGGGTTAGGCCGAATTGGTGCAGAGACTATTTTGTTAAAACCGCAAGATCTTATTCCGTTACCTGAAGGTGCTGATTTAATGTTATTGCCACAACGTCAAGCACTGGGGTTTAAAAACAATAAGATTGTGACGCTGTCAGGGCAAGCGGTGGCGGCAATTTTACCGGCGGGTTATACCAGAACTTATTTGCCGGCATATCAAGAGGATGCTAATACAAAAGCCTTGCCATTATATGGCTATACTGCGGTGGTGCTATATAAGGATGAATTACATGTAGCGGCGCTTAAAACTGATGATGCTACTAAATGGAACCCTTTAGGCTTTAATACTAATCAACTAAAAAAATTAGTAAATAAAACGAAGAAAGAATTAGCTGATAATAGAATAGTAGAGCAATTGGCTAAATGCTCCTTACAATGGCATTGTTGTACGGCTCAAAACTTATTTTATCGACGCTGGGAAGCGGGAGTGCCGGTTTCACCAGTTTGTAATGCCAATTGTTACGGCTGTATATCGCTGCAACCAGCAGAATGTTGTCCTTCGCCCCAAAGTCGCATTGATTTTAAACCGACCCCACAAGAAATTGCAGAAGTTGGAACTTATCATCTAGAATATGCTCCGGAAGGGATTATTAGTTTTGGTCAAGGTTGTGAAGGTGAACCATCGTTAGCGGCTGATAATATTGCAGCGGGGATAAAAATTATCAGAACAAAAACTTCAGCTGGCCAAATCAATATTAATACCAATGCCGGTTATACTGAAGGTATAAAAAAAATCGTAGATGCCGGACTTGATACGATGAGAGTTAGTATTATTAGTGCGATTAATGAGACTTATGATGCTTATTATAAAGCTAATTACAGTCTTGATAATGTTAAAGAATCGATTAATTATGCGAAAAGTAATGGAGTGTTTGTTTCTTTAAATATGCTCTATTTTCCAGGGCTTAATGACCGTTTAAGCGAATTTGAGGCTTGGGAGAGTTTTCTGGCAGAAACTAAAGTTGATATGATTCAGTTGCGTAATTTAAATGTTGATCCAAATGCTTTTTTGAAGATTATGCCACAATGTGACAGTAAGATGCTAGGAACGCTATTATTTATTGAAAAAATAAAACAAAAGTTTCCACAATTAGTGTTAGGGAGCTTTAGTCATTATCTAAAAAAATAA
- a CDS encoding 4-(cytidine 5'-diphospho)-2-C-methyl-D-erythritol kinase codes for MFSLEAQAKINLTLDVLGKRPDGYHEVEMIMQSIQLHDVLHFSLREQGLELISAVEGVADDKDNLIYQTAVKLKELYNVTAGAKIILEKNIPVAAGLAGGSADAAATLQGLNKLWSLNLSLDTLCEIGAQLGSDIPFCLRGGTMLAKGRGEILTPLPSFPQTYVVLAKPMLGVSTAWVYNNYDQSKVDKHPETAMVIEELQKKNSQGIAALLCNVLESVTIKKYNEISLLKEKMLEFGASASLMSGSGPTVFGLVDTKEQAEELATRLEQITSAKIIVTRTV; via the coding sequence ATGTTTAGCTTAGAAGCACAGGCGAAAATTAATTTAACATTAGATGTTTTGGGTAAACGTCCTGATGGTTATCATGAAGTTGAAATGATTATGCAATCAATTCAACTTCATGATGTACTGCATTTTTCCTTAAGAGAGCAAGGTCTTGAACTGATTAGTGCAGTAGAGGGTGTTGCTGATGATAAAGATAATTTAATTTATCAGACGGCTGTTAAATTAAAAGAATTATATAATGTAACAGCCGGCGCGAAAATAATTTTAGAAAAAAATATTCCGGTGGCGGCAGGCTTAGCTGGTGGTAGTGCTGATGCGGCAGCGACGTTGCAGGGACTTAATAAATTGTGGTCATTAAACTTGTCGCTGGATACATTGTGTGAAATTGGGGCGCAATTGGGCTCTGATATCCCGTTTTGTTTAAGAGGCGGGACGATGCTGGCGAAAGGTCGTGGTGAAATACTAACACCGTTACCTTCATTTCCACAGACTTATGTTGTTTTAGCGAAACCGATGCTAGGTGTTTCAACTGCGTGGGTTTATAATAATTATGATCAATCCAAGGTTGATAAACATCCTGAAACAGCAATGGTTATTGAAGAATTGCAGAAAAAAAATTCTCAAGGAATAGCTGCTTTATTGTGTAATGTATTAGAAAGTGTTACTATAAAAAAGTACAATGAAATTTCTCTGTTAAAAGAAAAAATGTTGGAGTTTGGAGCCAGTGCTAGTTTAATGTCGGGCAGTGGACCGACTGTATTTGGCTTAGTTGATACAAAGGAACAAGCTGAAGAACTTGCGACAAGGTTAGAACAGATAACTTCAGCGAAAATCATTGTAACTAGAACAGTGTAA
- a CDS encoding aminoacyl-tRNA hydrolase, producing the protein MKIVVGLGNPGSEYSQTRHNVGFMAIDAWAAKHGVVTWKNKFEAQIAEIKINNEQVILVKPQTYMNLSGVAVAPIVKWYKAQLEDVIIIYDDMDTTLGKIRLRKKGSAGGHNGIESILVNLGQEDFPRVRVGISRPPQGWTVVGYVLGKFSKEEQGIVVEILEKIGLALESWLKEGLDKAMNKFNK; encoded by the coding sequence ATGAAAATTGTTGTGGGTTTAGGAAACCCGGGCAGTGAATATAGCCAAACTCGTCATAATGTCGGCTTTATGGCTATCGATGCCTGGGCGGCAAAGCATGGGGTTGTTACTTGGAAAAATAAATTTGAGGCACAAATTGCCGAAATAAAAATAAATAATGAGCAAGTTATTTTAGTGAAACCGCAAACTTATATGAATTTAAGTGGAGTAGCTGTTGCCCCTATTGTTAAGTGGTATAAGGCGCAGTTAGAAGATGTTATTATAATTTATGATGATATGGATACGACTTTAGGAAAAATAAGATTGCGAAAAAAAGGAAGTGCCGGTGGCCATAATGGGATTGAATCGATTTTGGTCAATTTAGGGCAAGAAGATTTTCCGCGAGTGCGTGTGGGAATTAGCAGACCACCACAAGGTTGGACGGTCGTAGGCTATGTGCTAGGTAAATTTTCTAAAGAAGAACAGGGGATAGTAGTAGAGATTCTTGAAAAAATAGGCTTAGCGTTAGAAAGTTGGCTCAAAGAAGGGCTAGATAAAGCGATGAATAAATTTAATAAATAG
- a CDS encoding STAS domain-containing protein codes for MTFNLDKNADNIIIHISGSITINYSIKIREQILLTLNQGYHHYTLDLAAADYIDSASLGIFVALHKIITQSDGSLTLINLNATLLEIFCSGQLEHTLNIKLQ; via the coding sequence ATGACCTTCAACCTAGATAAAAACGCAGATAATATCATTATTCATATCAGTGGTAGTATTACCATCAATTACAGTATCAAAATCAGAGAACAAATCCTCCTAACCCTCAATCAAGGTTATCACCATTATACTTTAGATTTAGCTGCTGCTGATTATATCGATAGTGCCTCCTTAGGTATTTTTGTTGCACTACACAAAATAATTACCCAAAGTGACGGTAGCTTAACTTTAATAAATTTAAATGCTACTTTACTCGAAATTTTCTGCTCCGGACAATTAGAACATACCTTAAATATAAAATTACAATAA
- the rpmE gene encoding 50S ribosomal protein L31, giving the protein MKEQIHPDFKEAKVICGCGQTFMTGSVKPELRVDVCSKCHPFFTGQQRNITAGGRIEKFNKRYGK; this is encoded by the coding sequence ATGAAAGAACAAATTCATCCTGATTTTAAAGAGGCAAAAGTTATTTGTGGTTGTGGACAGACTTTTATGACTGGTTCCGTTAAACCTGAATTACGTGTGGACGTATGTTCCAAATGCCATCCTTTCTTTACAGGTCAGCAACGTAATATTACAGCTGGCGGACGAATTGAAAAATTCAATAAACGTTACGGTAAATAA
- a CDS encoding thioesterase family protein: MKLKIGLLAEKSEVVSTNNTAISYGSGSIAVYATPAMIGLMEGAAIKCVDDKLESGLGTVGISLNVRHLAATPIGMSVTATAELIEIVERKLVFKVTAFDNNEKIGEGIHERFIIKIDKFLTKCNNKKQ; this comes from the coding sequence ATGAAGTTGAAAATTGGTTTGCTTGCTGAAAAAAGTGAAGTTGTCAGCACCAATAACACTGCGATTAGTTATGGCAGTGGTAGTATAGCGGTCTATGCAACGCCGGCGATGATCGGTTTAATGGAGGGGGCTGCTATAAAATGCGTTGATGATAAACTGGAAAGCGGTTTGGGGACGGTAGGGATTAGTTTAAATGTTAGACATTTAGCGGCTACACCAATAGGAATGAGTGTTACGGCGACCGCTGAGTTAATTGAAATAGTAGAACGTAAATTGGTTTTTAAAGTAACGGCATTTGATAATAACGAAAAAATTGGTGAAGGAATTCATGAACGATTTATTATCAAAATTGATAAGTTTTTAACAAAATGTAATAATAAAAAACAGTAA
- a CDS encoding threonylcarbamoyl-AMP synthase produces METKLMIASEDENSLNQAVAFLKNGELVAFPTETVYGLGADGLNNKAVEKIYQAKGRPSDNPLILHIAELAQLELLVETISPEAQFLINKYWPGPLTIVFKKTELVPALVSGGLDTVAVRMPDHKIARALIKLANVPLAAPSANTSGRPSPTTAKAVMADLQGKIAGVLDGGDCQIGLESTVVDCSGEIPVLLRPGAITFEMLQHDLTKLVVDQAVVDAKAKPKAPGMKYQHYAPAAPLVLFEGENSTAVIQKMLEEYQKALAEGKKVGFIISEETAQVLPKQNLTVVYGSRYILKQIALNLYCSLRFFDQNKVDVIFAEGVKRSGLGVAIMNRLDKACGHNIIKC; encoded by the coding sequence ATGGAAACTAAGCTGATGATAGCTTCAGAAGACGAAAACAGTTTGAATCAAGCAGTAGCTTTCTTGAAAAATGGTGAGTTAGTGGCATTTCCAACAGAAACGGTGTATGGGTTGGGGGCAGATGGTCTTAATAATAAGGCTGTTGAAAAAATTTATCAGGCCAAAGGGCGACCATCTGATAATCCATTGATTTTACATATTGCAGAGTTAGCACAACTAGAACTGTTAGTAGAAACAATTTCACCAGAAGCGCAGTTTTTAATAAATAAATATTGGCCGGGTCCCTTAACGATTGTTTTTAAGAAAACAGAACTTGTGCCGGCGTTAGTGTCAGGGGGACTTGATACTGTAGCGGTAAGAATGCCGGATCATAAAATTGCCAGAGCTTTGATAAAACTGGCTAATGTACCATTGGCAGCACCAAGTGCTAATACTTCCGGACGCCCCAGTCCTACTACTGCTAAAGCTGTAATGGCTGATTTGCAAGGGAAAATTGCTGGAGTGCTTGATGGTGGTGATTGTCAGATTGGCTTGGAATCAACAGTGGTTGATTGTAGTGGCGAAATTCCGGTGTTATTACGTCCCGGCGCCATAACTTTTGAAATGTTACAGCATGATTTAACAAAACTAGTGGTTGATCAGGCTGTAGTTGATGCTAAGGCTAAACCGAAAGCACCGGGGATGAAATATCAGCATTATGCTCCGGCTGCGCCGCTTGTTTTATTTGAGGGTGAAAACAGTACAGCGGTTATTCAAAAAATGCTGGAAGAATATCAAAAAGCATTGGCTGAAGGAAAAAAAGTTGGGTTTATTATTAGTGAAGAAACGGCGCAAGTTTTACCGAAACAAAATTTAACGGTAGTATACGGTTCGCGTTACATCTTGAAACAAATTGCTTTGAATTTATATTGTTCGCTACGATTTTTTGATCAAAATAAAGTCGATGTTATTTTCGCGGAAGGTGTTAAACGCAGTGGGCTGGGGGTTGCGATAATGAATCGACTAGACAAAGCTTGTGGCCATAATATTATTAAGTGTTAA